Sequence from the Besnoitia besnoiti strain Bb-Ger1 chromosome Unknown contig00014, whole genome shotgun sequence genome:
CGCGAatgcgacagagagaggcgtaTTCGCGCTGAATCGCCGCCAAGTCCCCCACGAGCGTCTTCTGGAActggccgccgcggcctcctggTGATGCAGGCGCAtccgacagcgacgaggtGGACTCCATTGAGAACAACGCAAGCTTGCGACGCTTCCGGAGGAAACAAACGGGGAATCGAAACCGGCGGAGGGCGTAATCCGGTGTGTGAACGAGAGACGCATCCCACCcgggggcgcgggggggggggggggggggggggggggggggagggggggggcagcagTAGATCCGCGGGACGGGACAGAAAAGGACGAAATGACGaccgcgcgccggaggcgagtgTCCGTGCCAGGATCGCGCTGGGGACAGCCGATAGGGCGGAAAACCGGGGAGgcacagcgacgcgcagatcgacgccgcaggagaTCGTTTCCGATAAACGCACAGAACGCGATCGCGCGTTGCCGCAAAACACAGCGGCCGCGAAAGAAAGGAAAAGCAACAGAagagaggcacgcagagCTCACAAAGCCACGGGTCTCCtcccctcctctcctcccgaGGTATGGTGCCAGGGCTCACTCTGGACTGGTTTTCAAGTGGTGGGGAGCAACTCTCGACGCTGGAGGTCGAGTCGTGCAGGGCGTCGTCTCTTCAGAAGATGGCTTCTAGGCTGACTGCCTTCTGGATTGGACGCGGCTGTTGGCGCGATCCGCGAGTCTCGGACTTCACAGGTGCTTacgccgcacgcgcagcctctcccgTTTGCACTTCgcgggcgtctgccgcagcctcggcttgccgcgcggctgcagcggcggtctcggcggcgcgtgtggcggcgtctgcggcgctgtgcgcgtctgcttccgcggctcgcgccttcgcgtaGTCCAGagctgcggcgtccgcggcggcagtggCGACGTCAAGACTCTCTCCCGAGGCCTCTCCCTCGTTGGCgacgcgctcggcgacgaTCGCTGCGGCGTTGGCGGCTTCCccggcggcggtcgcggcggcctcggctgcagcggcggcggcggcggcggcttcggTCGCGAGttgggcgctgcgcgaggcggctgcggcgatgGCCTTGGCCTGTCCGACCGCGGTCGacagggcgcgcgaggcgacggccactaggccttctgcggcttcggcggcggtcgcttcggcagcggccgcagctcgGGAGGCAGTggcagcggcctccgcggcgatcGCTGCCCcgtgcgcagcagcctctgccgCTTTGGTCGCGAGatgcgcctggcgcgcggtCTTCTCAGCCGCAGCGGTAGCTACGCttgaggcgctcgcggccgcggtggTCGTGCAGCGGTAGGACGAGAGCGACACGACGGAAGACGCGCTtcgagagggcggcgcgccgccacccaCCGCGAATCTGCGGACGTGCGCGAGGGCTCCAGATGCGGGCTGCGCACTGCGGGGCGcgactgcggccgcggcgcgaggcgggacgGAGTGCGGGGGGACAGGGtcgcaggcgggcggcggtggCGATGAGGCCTTCGCGTGTgcggacgacgaaggcgcagcggagggcgcggagggaggcgaaagggaaggcgagccgccgaGCCAAGACAGAGGAGGGGAAGGTGCagccggagggcgccgcggcggcggacagaTGAATGGCATGaagggagaggggggggaaggagagacaAAAACGCGCACAAACGCGACGCACACCCGTGCAAGGAGATGACGGGTGAGCGGgaagcgctgcggcgactcgAGATTGCAAGTGCaaaagaggaaagaaaaaaggCCGCAGGAAATCAGGAAAAGGGCGGATACGCCCTATCCGTACAGGCAGATACACGCACGTCTGGTTGGGCGAGCcacacagacagagagggTCGCGAATCCTTTTCCACAGTGCGAGAAATCAAAGAGACGTGCGAGCGAATCTCCCAAAACCCTGGAGGGCACGCAATTCAAAAATGTCAAGAGCTTCAAGCGTGGCATACAACATAGAAAGAGGACAGACTGCCGCCGAGAGGGAGTGTCTTCCACGtcacgcacgcgcgcgca
This genomic interval carries:
- a CDS encoding uncharacterized protein (encoded by transcript BESB_025720), whose translation is MPFICPPPRRPPAAPSPPLSWLGGSPSLSPPSAPSAAPSSSAHAKASSPPPPACDPVPPHSVPPRAAAAVAPRSAQPASGALAHVRRFAVGGGAPPSRSASSVVSLSSYRCTTTAAASASSVATAAAEKTARQAHLATKAAEAAAHGAAIAAEAAATASRAAAAAEATAAEAAEGLVAVASRALSTAVGQAKAIAAAASRSAQLATEAAAAAAAAAEAAATAAGEAANAAAIVAERVANEGEASGESLDVATAAADAAALDYAKARAAEADAHSAADAATRAAETAAAAARQAEAAADAREVQTGEAARAA